One Desulfobulbus propionicus DSM 2032 DNA segment encodes these proteins:
- the nuoH gene encoding NADH-quinone oxidoreductase subunit NuoH produces the protein METSMWRALIYLVGIMAFAGVNAAWLGWCERKGAARIQRRIGPCEAGFAGLLQPLADGLKLLSKQLLVPQGVDGIVFRVAPVLAMIPAITSMVVIPFSDNIGARAMELSVLLLFALASIGMMAILLGGWASGNKYAIISAARSVSQNLAYEIPMLLTVITVVLISGSMNLREIAIDQQGGFWHWNIFRLENGHFLTMWISFIIFFICSVAETNRAPFDMAEAESELVAGFMTEYGSMGFGLFMMGEYLNIVVGACLTATLFLGGWDCPFGLTPGIWWFLLKIYILIFTFIWIRWTYPRTQIYRLLNLSWKILIPFSLVNLLITAALIKVF, from the coding sequence ATGGAAACAAGTATGTGGCGTGCCCTGATCTATCTGGTGGGCATCATGGCCTTTGCCGGCGTCAACGCCGCCTGGTTGGGCTGGTGTGAGCGGAAGGGGGCCGCCCGCATTCAGCGGCGGATCGGACCTTGCGAGGCTGGATTCGCCGGACTGTTGCAACCGCTCGCCGACGGCCTCAAATTGCTCAGCAAGCAACTGCTGGTGCCGCAAGGGGTCGATGGCATCGTTTTTCGGGTGGCTCCGGTCCTGGCGATGATTCCAGCCATCACCTCCATGGTGGTGATCCCTTTTTCCGACAACATCGGCGCCCGGGCCATGGAGCTCTCGGTTCTGTTGCTTTTTGCTCTGGCCTCCATCGGCATGATGGCCATCCTGCTCGGTGGCTGGGCCTCGGGCAACAAGTACGCGATCATCTCGGCCGCTCGTTCAGTGTCGCAGAATCTAGCCTACGAGATTCCCATGCTGCTGACCGTGATCACCGTGGTGCTGATCTCTGGGTCCATGAACCTGCGTGAGATCGCCATCGACCAGCAGGGCGGCTTCTGGCACTGGAACATCTTCCGCCTGGAAAACGGTCATTTCCTGACCATGTGGATCTCGTTCATCATCTTCTTCATCTGCTCGGTGGCCGAAACCAACCGCGCGCCCTTTGACATGGCCGAGGCCGAGAGCGAGCTGGTGGCTGGTTTCATGACCGAGTACGGTTCCATGGGCTTTGGCCTGTTCATGATGGGTGAGTACCTCAATATCGTGGTCGGAGCCTGTCTGACCGCCACTCTTTTTCTCGGCGGTTGGGACTGCCCCTTTGGCCTGACACCGGGCATTTGGTGGTTTTTGCTCAAGATTTACATCCTGATCTTTACCTTTATCTGGATCCGCTGGACCTACCCCCGGACCCAGATCTACCGGCTCTTGAACCTGAGCTGGAAAATTCTGATTCCTTTCTCGCTGGTCAATCTGTTGATTACTGCGGCCCTGATCAAGGTATTCTGA
- a CDS encoding NuoI/complex I 23 kDa subunit family protein, with translation MSGYWSDIFTGSKSLLTGLAITAREFFKPVVTEQYPWEVPTMTPLFRGHIELIGNEETGAPNCVVCGMCQRACPSQCISLDGKKNESGKGKVLTRYVLDFTKCSLCGSCVESCNFNALRFSKEYNLVSFDKKDFMTMDLMQRLEDQNGCKH, from the coding sequence ATGAGTGGTTATTGGAGCGATATTTTCACCGGCAGCAAGAGTCTGCTTACCGGCCTGGCCATCACGGCCCGGGAGTTCTTCAAGCCGGTGGTGACCGAACAGTACCCCTGGGAAGTCCCGACCATGACGCCGCTGTTTCGCGGCCACATCGAGTTGATCGGCAACGAGGAGACCGGCGCGCCCAACTGCGTGGTCTGCGGCATGTGCCAACGGGCCTGTCCTTCCCAATGTATCAGTCTGGACGGAAAGAAGAACGAGAGCGGCAAGGGCAAGGTCCTGACACGGTATGTCCTTGATTTTACCAAGTGCAGCCTGTGCGGTTCCTGTGTGGAAAGCTGTAACTTCAATGCGCTGCGCTTTTCGAAAGAGTACAACCTGGTCAGCTTTGACAAGAAGGACTTCATGACCATGGATCTCATGCAACGGTTGGAGGACCAGAACGGATGCAAGCACTAA
- a CDS encoding NADH-quinone oxidoreductase subunit J family protein — protein sequence MQALICQPVAAPALLSAEGAVGIIFLLTVALVVIGALIAVNARRLVRAVAGLAVCFTGLAGVYYFLLSPFLAMMQMLIYVGAVSILIAFGIMMATPEEQQTPGMKHRSALAGPLAFSVAALIFAALTLLGLKTQWQVFPRQGSFDIKAVGMSLLTTHGMVFELISIVLLLAIIGALVLAQRGRN from the coding sequence ATGCAAGCACTAATCTGTCAACCGGTCGCCGCCCCGGCGCTCCTGTCGGCCGAAGGCGCGGTGGGCATTATTTTTTTGCTGACCGTGGCCTTGGTGGTGATCGGTGCCCTGATCGCCGTCAACGCGCGGCGGTTGGTCCGTGCTGTCGCCGGCCTAGCCGTCTGCTTCACTGGCCTGGCCGGCGTCTATTACTTTCTGCTCAGCCCTTTCCTGGCCATGATGCAGATGCTGATCTACGTGGGCGCGGTCTCGATCCTGATCGCCTTCGGTATCATGATGGCCACGCCGGAGGAACAACAGACTCCGGGCATGAAACATCGGTCCGCCTTGGCTGGACCACTGGCCTTCAGCGTGGCTGCGCTGATCTTCGCCGCTTTGACCCTGCTGGGCCTCAAAACCCAGTGGCAGGTGTTCCCGCGACAAGGCTCCTTTGACATCAAGGCGGTGGGCATGTCGCTCTTGACCACCCACGGCATGGTTTTTGAACTTATTTCCATCGTCCTGCTCCTGGCCATCATCGGCGCCTTGGTGCTTGCACAGAGGGGGAGAAATTAA
- the nuoK gene encoding NADH-quinone oxidoreductase subunit NuoK: MQLLNLYNCLPTYLVIGALLFAFGVYGMVVRRTVIGMLISAEFILAAASTNFMAFNRFLAPDPVVGQIFTLFIMAIAAAEAAIAVSIMIAVYRNYKSIETDDLVDLQG, from the coding sequence ATGCAACTGCTCAATCTGTATAACTGTCTGCCGACCTACCTGGTGATCGGCGCCCTGCTGTTCGCCTTTGGGGTCTACGGCATGGTGGTACGCCGCACGGTGATCGGCATGCTGATCTCGGCCGAGTTCATCCTCGCCGCCGCCTCGACCAACTTCATGGCCTTCAACCGCTTCTTGGCACCTGACCCGGTGGTCGGCCAGATTTTTACTCTGTTCATTATGGCCATTGCCGCCGCCGAGGCCGCCATTGCCGTCAGCATCATGATTGCCGTCTATCGTAATTACAAATCCATCGAAACCGACGATCTGGTCGATCTGCAGGGGTAA
- a CDS encoding monovalent cation/H+ antiporter subunit D family protein, translating to MDTVATTAHIVENTNLLLAVIIPLFASLVVMTLKNHPNLREFVSSSASVLLFLMVLSFIPALKAGETLKYTLFQLLPGLSITLRADGFSMIFALVASSLWMIAVYYSMGYMRAHDEPCQTRFNACFALAIFGAIGVAFSDNLLTLYLFYEIVSVCTYPLVAHHQDEESYEGARKYIVYLTTTAKFFLLPALILIYVLSGTLDFPHNINSGILPTDATGWVVTMLYVFCIFGFAKNGVMPFHHWLPGAMVAPTPVSALLHAVAVVKVGVFCTTRTMLYVFGVETMDRLNLGIPTAYFVGFTIIVASMIALSKDNLKARLAYSTVSQLSYIILGVALLTPHAIEGGLIHIVNHAFSKITLFFCAGAIYIAAHKKYISEMSGLGRTMPFTFGAFAVASLSMIGAPPVAGFVSKWYLLVGSMEAHQVGILLILIASTVLNVGYFAPVTYKAFFGKRPNGEAETGIKEAPLSMLIPLLIAVTVSVIIGVYPNFMMQFVRMVTG from the coding sequence ATGGACACCGTTGCCACCACCGCACATATCGTCGAAAACACCAACCTGTTGCTGGCGGTGATCATCCCGCTCTTCGCCAGCCTGGTGGTCATGACCCTGAAGAACCATCCGAACCTGCGCGAGTTTGTCTCGTCCAGCGCTTCGGTGCTGCTGTTCCTCATGGTCCTCTCCTTCATTCCGGCCCTCAAGGCGGGAGAAACACTCAAATATACGCTGTTCCAATTGCTGCCGGGTCTGTCGATCACCCTGCGCGCCGATGGCTTTTCCATGATTTTTGCGCTGGTCGCCTCGTCGCTGTGGATGATTGCCGTCTACTACTCCATGGGCTACATGCGGGCCCATGACGAGCCGTGCCAGACGCGGTTCAACGCCTGTTTCGCCTTGGCCATCTTCGGCGCCATCGGCGTGGCCTTCTCCGACAACCTCTTGACCCTGTACCTCTTTTACGAGATCGTGTCGGTGTGCACCTATCCGCTGGTCGCCCATCATCAGGACGAGGAGTCCTACGAAGGCGCGCGCAAGTACATCGTGTACCTGACCACCACCGCCAAGTTCTTCCTCCTGCCGGCCCTGATTCTCATCTATGTGCTGTCCGGGACCCTGGATTTTCCGCATAACATCAACAGCGGCATCCTCCCCACCGACGCCACCGGCTGGGTGGTGACCATGCTCTATGTGTTCTGCATCTTCGGTTTTGCCAAGAACGGCGTCATGCCGTTCCACCACTGGCTGCCGGGTGCTATGGTCGCGCCGACCCCTGTTTCCGCGCTGCTGCATGCGGTGGCCGTGGTCAAAGTGGGCGTGTTCTGCACCACCCGTACCATGCTCTATGTTTTTGGCGTCGAGACTATGGATCGGTTGAACCTCGGTATTCCCACCGCCTATTTTGTCGGCTTCACCATCATCGTCGCCTCGATGATCGCCCTGTCCAAGGACAACCTCAAGGCGCGGTTGGCCTATTCAACGGTCAGCCAGCTCTCGTACATCATCCTCGGCGTGGCGCTGCTGACTCCCCATGCCATCGAGGGCGGTCTGATCCACATCGTCAACCACGCCTTCTCCAAGATCACCCTGTTCTTTTGCGCCGGTGCGATCTACATCGCCGCCCATAAGAAGTATATCTCGGAGATGAGCGGTCTGGGCCGGACCATGCCCTTTACTTTCGGCGCCTTTGCCGTTGCCTCGCTGTCGATGATCGGCGCGCCGCCGGTGGCCGGTTTTGTCTCCAAATGGTATCTGCTGGTTGGCTCGATGGAGGCCCATCAGGTGGGCATTCTCCTGATTCTCATCGCCTCGACCGTCCTCAATGTCGGCTACTTCGCGCCGGTGACCTACAAGGCCTTTTTCGGCAAACGGCCCAACGGCGAAGCCGAAACCGGCATCAAGGAGGCACCGCTCAGCATGCTCATTCCGCTGCTGATCGCGGTCACCGTGTCGGTGATCATCGGCGTGTATCCCAATTTCATGATGCAATTTGTCAGGATGGTGACAGGATGA
- a CDS encoding Na(+)/H(+) antiporter subunit D — MTSSFIHPSVLLIVGALLLPLVQGPLRKPYLFLVPLLALGAVVLNTTLSGTFAVMPFLDWQLVLGRVDKLSTVFALIMAVMAVIGTLYGLQVDRAGEHMAAWFYAAGSLGVIYSGDYLSLFLFWEMMAFASVFLVWFRRGPQSLRIGYRYLLIHTIGGIILLAGILLRYQAVGNITFDLMDVAHPQLYTWLIMIGFGLNAAMVPLHSWLPEAYSEASFNGAVFLCAFTTKTAVYTLARACAGMEILVVLGVIMALYGVLYAVMENDIRKLLAWSIVSQVGYMVAGIGIGTDMAINGAVAHAVVHILYKSLLFMGTGSVLYMTGKTKFTELGGLYAKMPATFFFTMIGCLSISAAPCFAAYASKSLIITAGFEQHLNWAAWLLMFGATGTFMYNGLKLPYFLFFGKNNCSRETWERAADPAWNMLIAMTLGATLCVLVGTAPGFLYALLPHAVDYTPHTMYHLMETLQLLGFAALAFFLLKRFVQPVDRLCLDVDWLYRKAGCAFLWLIKRPLQAADTAWGEAYRVVGIDSLKTLSRFWSWFDWQVIDGVVDGLARSVRVLGGKVRILQSGQIQLTLYYAFSLAAVVLVTFIFFQLL; from the coding sequence ATGACCTCCAGTTTTATCCATCCCTCTGTGCTGCTGATCGTAGGCGCGCTGCTTTTACCCCTTGTTCAGGGGCCGTTGCGCAAACCGTATCTCTTTTTGGTGCCGTTGCTGGCCCTGGGGGCGGTGGTCCTGAACACGACCCTGAGCGGCACCTTTGCCGTCATGCCCTTCCTCGACTGGCAGCTGGTACTGGGCCGGGTGGACAAACTGTCCACCGTTTTTGCCCTGATCATGGCGGTGATGGCGGTGATCGGTACGCTGTATGGCCTTCAGGTCGATCGGGCCGGCGAGCACATGGCCGCCTGGTTCTATGCCGCCGGGTCGCTAGGGGTCATTTATAGCGGCGACTACCTGAGCCTCTTTCTCTTCTGGGAGATGATGGCCTTTGCCTCGGTGTTTCTGGTCTGGTTCCGGCGCGGACCGCAATCGTTGCGAATTGGCTACCGCTATCTGCTCATCCACACCATCGGCGGCATTATCCTCCTGGCCGGCATTTTGTTGCGCTACCAGGCGGTGGGCAATATCACCTTCGATCTGATGGATGTGGCCCATCCCCAGCTGTACACCTGGTTGATCATGATCGGTTTCGGCCTCAATGCCGCCATGGTGCCGCTCCATTCCTGGCTGCCCGAAGCCTACTCCGAGGCCTCGTTCAACGGCGCGGTCTTCCTCTGCGCCTTCACCACCAAGACCGCGGTCTACACCCTGGCCAGGGCCTGCGCCGGCATGGAGATTCTAGTGGTGCTTGGCGTGATCATGGCCCTCTACGGCGTCCTCTACGCGGTGATGGAGAATGACATCCGCAAGCTGCTGGCCTGGTCGATCGTCTCCCAAGTGGGCTACATGGTCGCCGGTATCGGCATTGGCACCGACATGGCCATCAATGGCGCCGTCGCCCATGCAGTGGTCCATATTCTGTACAAGAGTTTGCTGTTCATGGGCACCGGCTCGGTGCTCTACATGACCGGCAAGACCAAGTTCACCGAACTGGGCGGCCTGTATGCCAAGATGCCGGCCACCTTCTTCTTCACCATGATCGGGTGTCTGTCGATTTCGGCAGCCCCCTGTTTTGCCGCCTATGCCAGCAAGTCGCTGATCATCACTGCCGGTTTTGAGCAGCATCTCAACTGGGCGGCCTGGCTGTTGATGTTCGGCGCCACCGGCACCTTCATGTACAACGGCCTCAAATTGCCCTATTTTTTGTTTTTCGGCAAAAATAACTGCAGCCGGGAAACCTGGGAGAGGGCGGCTGATCCCGCCTGGAACATGCTCATCGCCATGACCTTGGGGGCCACTCTCTGCGTGCTGGTTGGCACGGCGCCCGGTTTTCTCTATGCCTTGTTGCCCCATGCGGTGGACTATACCCCGCATACGATGTACCACCTGATGGAAACTCTGCAGTTGCTCGGGTTTGCTGCCCTGGCCTTTTTCCTGCTCAAGCGCTTTGTGCAGCCGGTGGATCGTCTCTGCCTGGATGTGGATTGGTTGTACCGCAAGGCTGGCTGCGCTTTCCTGTGGCTGATCAAACGGCCATTACAGGCGGCCGATACCGCCTGGGGCGAGGCCTATCGGGTGGTCGGCATTGATTCCTTGAAAACACTCAGCCGTTTTTGGAGTTGGTTCGACTGGCAGGTGATCGACGGCGTGGTTGACGGTCTTGCCCGCTCGGTGCGGGTCCTTGGAGGCAAGGTCCGCATCCTGCAGAGCGGCCAAATTCAGCTTACCCTGTATTACGCCTTTTCGCTTGCCGCCGTTGTTTTGGTAACCTTTATTTTTTTTCAGCTGCTTTAA
- a CDS encoding complex I subunit 4 family protein yields the protein MDLLLIKEGFPLLSFLIFLPLAGATVLLFFHGASFARIWALCVTSLTAICSVPLLIGFDPASAKYQFAEAHAWIPRFHINYIVGMDGISILLVLLTTCIMPFCVLASWKYIQKRVTPFMFCLLAMETSMIGVFVALDFVLFYIFWEFMLIPMYLLIAIWGGPRKAYASIKFFLYTLAGSVLLLVAIIALYLKSGSFFIPEMMWKPYSLTFQLLVFLAFFLAFAIKVPMFPFHTWLPAAHVEAPTAGSVILASVLLKMGTYGLLRFCLPITPDATLLLAEPILWLSIAGIIYGGFTALAQQDMKKLIAYSSVGHMGFVTLGIFVLNTRGVEGAMLQMINHGVTTGALFLCVGMIYERTHSRELVAATGVGKYMPWFVTFLTFFSLSSFGFPGTNSFIGEFLVLAGTFERNTFIALAAIPGAVLAAAYMLRMLQKVVWGGTDNPDQSHLGDLGIREIVVLTPFLLFVFWIGLGPQPFIDLMHTSVSQLLEQFNSWQQHPQVATMLWR from the coding sequence ATGGATTTGTTACTCATCAAAGAGGGATTTCCCCTCCTCAGCTTCCTCATCTTCCTGCCGCTGGCCGGGGCAACGGTGCTGCTTTTTTTTCACGGTGCGTCCTTTGCCCGGATATGGGCGCTGTGCGTCACCTCGCTGACCGCCATCTGCTCTGTCCCATTGCTCATCGGCTTTGATCCGGCCAGCGCCAAATATCAGTTTGCCGAGGCGCATGCCTGGATTCCCCGGTTTCATATCAACTATATCGTTGGTATGGACGGCATTTCGATCCTGTTGGTGCTCCTGACCACCTGCATCATGCCGTTTTGCGTCCTGGCCTCCTGGAAGTATATTCAGAAGCGGGTGACACCCTTCATGTTCTGTCTGTTGGCCATGGAAACCTCGATGATCGGGGTCTTTGTCGCCCTGGATTTCGTGCTATTCTATATATTCTGGGAATTCATGCTCATTCCCATGTATCTCCTGATCGCCATTTGGGGTGGTCCGCGCAAGGCCTATGCGTCGATCAAGTTCTTTCTCTATACCTTGGCCGGCTCGGTGCTACTCCTGGTGGCCATTATTGCTCTTTACCTCAAATCCGGGAGTTTCTTCATTCCGGAAATGATGTGGAAGCCCTATTCGCTTACTTTTCAACTGCTCGTTTTCCTGGCTTTTTTCCTTGCCTTTGCCATCAAGGTGCCGATGTTCCCCTTCCACACTTGGTTGCCAGCCGCCCACGTCGAGGCGCCGACCGCCGGTTCGGTAATTCTGGCCTCGGTCTTGCTGAAGATGGGTACCTATGGTTTGCTGCGCTTCTGTTTGCCGATCACCCCCGATGCGACCTTGTTGCTGGCCGAACCAATCCTGTGGCTGTCCATCGCCGGCATCATCTACGGCGGTTTTACCGCGCTTGCGCAACAGGACATGAAGAAGCTGATCGCCTACTCGTCCGTGGGCCACATGGGGTTCGTCACGCTGGGAATCTTTGTGCTGAATACCCGAGGGGTTGAAGGCGCGATGCTGCAAATGATCAATCACGGCGTGACCACCGGCGCGCTTTTCCTTTGCGTGGGGATGATCTACGAGCGCACCCACAGCCGAGAACTGGTGGCGGCCACCGGGGTGGGCAAGTACATGCCTTGGTTTGTCACCTTTCTCACCTTTTTTTCGCTTTCATCCTTCGGTTTTCCGGGAACCAACTCTTTTATCGGCGAATTTCTGGTCCTGGCCGGCACTTTTGAGCGCAACACCTTTATCGCGTTGGCTGCCATTCCCGGGGCGGTGCTGGCCGCGGCGTACATGCTGCGAATGCTGCAAAAAGTAGTCTGGGGCGGGACCGACAATCCGGATCAGTCCCATCTCGGTGATCTTGGCATTCGGGAGATCGTGGTCTTGACGCCGTTTCTGCTCTTTGTTTTTTGGATTGGACTAGGGCCGCAACCCTTTATTGATTTGATGCATACCTCGGTGAGCCAACTGCTTGAGCAGTTCAACAGCTGGCAACAGCACCCTCAGGTTGCCACGATGCTCTGGCGTTAA
- a CDS encoding NADH-quinone oxidoreductase subunit N: protein MVILPELVLVTGALAFFLLSLGKTPSEQTTKSLAIVVGLVTFAATLLSFQSQVTLFYGAYAVDQYSQLFKVMIGFALAVVMIFGQNLKGISISVRPEYYLFLLLSVLGLMMLVSSVELIAIFISLELSSFALYLLVPMRDDRTGIRVQMEAGMKYILFGVMATGFMLYGMSLLFGLTGTTYLKDILAYLAKGNLQPAVVVAVLLVLAGFFYKLAIFPLHFWVPDIYQGASNETTGFIATIPKFGAVALLIRFLTMPTGHPSFLIELMAVLALCSMFYGNLSALVQKDIKRMLGFSGIAHAGFILLGLLSMNSDGYGVAIYYIAGYVLMNLACFLVISHVSRQGENLCIEDFNGLYKRQPVLAFILAIGLFGLAGIPPFVGFMGKFMILTSALRADHLLVVCLAAINTAIAIYYYLSVVKAAYTADPEATTAVEVSPLVQLTGIVLVIAITLIGALPAQLVDFASTVAQSLP, encoded by the coding sequence ATGGTTATTTTACCCGAATTGGTGCTGGTGACCGGAGCGCTGGCATTCTTTCTGCTCAGCTTGGGCAAAACGCCCTCCGAGCAGACGACAAAATCCCTGGCCATTGTCGTTGGCCTTGTCACCTTTGCCGCAACCCTGCTTTCGTTCCAGTCGCAGGTCACTCTGTTTTACGGGGCCTACGCCGTGGACCAGTATTCCCAGCTGTTCAAGGTGATGATCGGCTTCGCCTTGGCAGTGGTGATGATCTTCGGCCAGAATCTCAAGGGGATCAGCATCAGTGTCCGACCCGAGTACTACTTGTTTCTGTTGCTCAGCGTGCTCGGACTGATGATGTTGGTCAGTTCGGTCGAATTGATCGCCATCTTTATTTCCCTGGAACTTTCCTCCTTTGCCTTGTATCTGCTGGTGCCGATGCGGGATGATCGCACCGGCATCCGCGTACAGATGGAAGCGGGGATGAAATACATTCTCTTTGGGGTCATGGCCACCGGTTTCATGCTCTATGGCATGAGCCTCTTGTTCGGTCTCACCGGCACCACCTATCTCAAGGACATCCTTGCCTACCTTGCCAAGGGCAACCTACAACCGGCGGTGGTGGTAGCTGTGCTGCTGGTGTTGGCCGGTTTTTTTTACAAACTGGCCATCTTCCCCCTCCATTTTTGGGTGCCGGATATTTATCAGGGAGCCTCGAACGAAACCACCGGGTTCATCGCCACCATCCCCAAATTTGGCGCCGTTGCCCTGCTGATCCGCTTTCTGACCATGCCCACCGGACACCCATCCTTCCTGATTGAGCTGATGGCGGTACTCGCCCTCTGTTCGATGTTTTACGGCAACCTCAGCGCCCTGGTGCAGAAGGACATCAAGCGGATGCTCGGCTTTTCCGGTATCGCCCATGCCGGCTTCATTCTCCTTGGACTGCTGTCGATGAACAGCGACGGGTATGGGGTGGCTATTTATTACATCGCCGGGTATGTGCTGATGAACCTGGCCTGCTTTCTGGTCATCAGCCATGTCTCACGACAGGGTGAAAATCTGTGCATCGAGGATTTTAACGGTCTGTACAAGCGCCAACCAGTCCTGGCCTTCATCCTGGCCATCGGCCTTTTTGGTCTGGCCGGCATTCCTCCTTTTGTCGGCTTCATGGGCAAATTCATGATTTTAACCTCGGCCCTGCGCGCCGATCATCTCCTGGTTGTCTGTCTGGCGGCCATCAATACCGCTATCGCCATCTACTATTATCTTTCGGTGGTCAAAGCGGCCTATACCGCCGATCCTGAGGCAACCACCGCGGTCGAGGTTTCTCCGCTTGTCCAGTTGACCGGAATTGTCCTGGTGATCGCTATTACCCTCATAGGGGCCTTGCCGGCTCAATTGGTCGATTTTGCAAGCACGGTAGCGCAGAGCCTCCCCTGA
- the glyA gene encoding serine hydroxymethyltransferase, whose amino-acid sequence MSTLQQQDPEIFNLIKQEELRQRDKIRLIASENYVSKAVMEATGSVLTNKYSEGYPGKRYYEGQQYIDQVESLAIQRAKDLFGAEHVNVQPYSGSPANLAVYLAFLNPGDTILGMALPHGGHLTHGAKVSISGKYFTAESYSLDQESGRLNYETIREKALACKPKILIAGHSAYSQVLDFPKFREIADACGALLLVDMAHFAGLVAGGAHPSPVPYADIITTTTHKSLRGPRGAMILCKQEYAAAIDKAVFPGLQGGPHNNTTAAIAVALKEASTEAFKQYAAQIVKNAQALAATLIDNGFNLVTGGTENHLMLIDLTNKGVTGKVAAKALDAAGIVLNYNAVPYDTRKPFDPSGIRLGSAAVTSRGFKEEQMVQVGKWIGAVVADPANTALQAEIASSVRQLCAGFPAPGLEHLI is encoded by the coding sequence ATGAGCACATTACAGCAGCAGGATCCGGAAATCTTCAATCTCATCAAGCAGGAAGAATTGCGTCAGCGCGATAAAATCCGCCTCATCGCCTCGGAAAATTACGTTTCCAAAGCGGTTATGGAGGCAACGGGATCGGTCCTGACCAATAAATATTCCGAAGGGTATCCCGGCAAACGTTATTACGAAGGGCAGCAGTACATCGACCAGGTGGAGAGTTTGGCTATTCAGCGGGCCAAGGATCTGTTTGGCGCCGAGCATGTCAATGTCCAGCCCTACTCTGGTTCTCCGGCCAACCTGGCCGTGTACCTGGCTTTCCTGAATCCCGGCGACACCATCCTCGGCATGGCCCTGCCCCATGGCGGCCACTTGACCCACGGGGCCAAGGTGTCCATCTCCGGCAAGTATTTCACCGCCGAGTCCTACTCCCTGGACCAGGAGAGCGGTCGGCTCAACTATGAGACCATCCGCGAAAAGGCCCTGGCCTGCAAACCCAAGATCCTGATCGCCGGGCACTCCGCCTATTCACAGGTGCTTGATTTCCCCAAATTCCGTGAGATCGCCGATGCCTGCGGCGCCCTGCTGCTGGTGGACATGGCCCATTTCGCCGGTTTGGTGGCGGGGGGCGCCCACCCTTCGCCTGTTCCCTATGCCGATATCATCACCACGACCACCCACAAATCCCTGCGCGGCCCACGGGGGGCCATGATTCTGTGCAAGCAGGAATATGCCGCGGCCATCGACAAGGCTGTTTTTCCGGGGTTGCAGGGCGGACCGCATAACAACACCACCGCCGCGATTGCCGTGGCGCTCAAGGAAGCCTCCACCGAGGCTTTCAAACAGTATGCCGCCCAGATCGTTAAAAACGCCCAAGCCTTGGCGGCAACCCTGATCGACAACGGCTTCAATTTGGTCACTGGCGGTACCGAAAACCACCTGATGCTGATCGATCTGACCAACAAGGGCGTGACCGGCAAGGTTGCCGCCAAGGCCCTCGATGCGGCCGGTATCGTGCTCAATTACAATGCCGTGCCCTACGATACCCGCAAGCCCTTTGATCCCAGCGGCATTCGCCTGGGTTCGGCCGCAGTCACTTCACGCGGTTTCAAGGAGGAACAGATGGTACAAGTCGGCAAATGGATCGGTGCCGTGGTGGCGGATCCAGCCAACACAGCCCTCCAGGCTGAAATCGCCTCATCCGTGCGACAGCTCTGTGCCGGCTTCCCGGCACCGGGACTGGAACACCTGATCTAA
- a CDS encoding gamma-glutamylcyclotransferase family protein, with the protein MEKSALFCYGTLQSPLVMKAVTGQAYAGQEATLNNWARFRVRGSEYPGIIRQEDSVVSGKLYWGLNEQAMEKLDAFEGDKYERVLVQVTMADGSCHEAYAYAIKDDCRKLLSNDPWDFDRFLQNGLEKFIHWFVEDRRDLFDRGDL; encoded by the coding sequence ATGGAGAAGAGTGCGTTATTTTGCTATGGAACGTTGCAGTCGCCACTTGTGATGAAAGCCGTCACAGGGCAGGCCTATGCGGGTCAGGAAGCAACCTTGAATAACTGGGCGAGATTCCGCGTTCGCGGTTCGGAGTATCCGGGGATCATTCGCCAGGAAGATTCCGTTGTGTCCGGAAAGCTGTACTGGGGGCTGAACGAGCAGGCCATGGAAAAACTCGATGCCTTTGAGGGAGACAAATACGAACGGGTGTTGGTCCAGGTAACCATGGCCGACGGCTCTTGTCATGAGGCCTATGCCTATGCGATCAAAGACGATTGCCGCAAGTTGCTGTCCAATGATCCGTGGGATTTTGATCGCTTTTTGCAAAACGGTCTGGAAAAATTCATTCACTGGTTTGTCGAAGACCGACGCGATCTGTTCGACCGCGGCGATCTCTAA
- the yhbY gene encoding ribosome assembly RNA-binding protein YhbY translates to MNMTEQAPPSLDLTSGQKKSLRSLGHHLEPVVHVGKEGFSPALLKSMDAALKAHELIKIKLGQNCPVERNAAGPELARMSGAALVQVIGRMILLFRPNPELSQGKRIVV, encoded by the coding sequence ATGAACATGACAGAACAAGCACCCCCTTCCCTCGACCTGACCAGCGGACAGAAAAAGAGTCTGCGCAGCCTAGGCCACCACCTCGAACCCGTGGTCCATGTGGGCAAAGAAGGCTTCTCCCCTGCGTTGCTCAAATCGATGGACGCAGCACTGAAGGCCCACGAGCTGATCAAAATCAAACTGGGACAAAACTGTCCGGTGGAAAGAAATGCGGCTGGTCCTGAACTGGCTAGAATGTCCGGGGCGGCCCTGGTGCAAGTCATCGGCCGGATGATTTTATTGTTTCGCCCCAATCCGGAACTCTCTCAGGGGAAGCGGATAGTCGTGTAA